The Rahnella aceris genome contains the following window.
GATCCAGAGCCTGTTGGCCTTCTGGTTTCAGAGTCGCTTTGTTGAAGTTGAAGAGAACGTCAGATTTCAGAGTGAATTTCTTAGTCTCTACAACTGGAGCTGGAGCTGGTGCTGGAGCAACAACTGGAGCAGCTGCTTCATCTTGACCGAAACGGTAAGAAACACCTACAGACAGCATTGCGTTATCAGGACGTGCACCAACGGTAGCCGCGTCACCAATGTTGTTAACCCACTGGTAATCCAGACGGGTAGCCCAGTTTTTGGTTACTGCGTATTCAACACCAACTGCTGCCAGTGGAGAAACACCAGTGTCATGATCACTTACGCGACCATTAGCACCGTTGTTGAAGTTACCTTTAGCATCTGCACGCCAAACCATACCACCCAGACGGGTGTACAGGTCCAGATCGTCAGTCAGCGGGTAGCTCAGTTTAGCAGCCAGCTGAACGCCTTGTGCTTTGAACGCGCCGTTATTTACGCTGCCTTTGTAAGGCATACGGCCAAGCCAGTCATATCCCATTTCAAAGCCCAGGTATTGGTTCGCTTGGTAACCCAAGAACGCACCTGCACCCAGTTGGCTTTCGTGGGTAGGGCCGTTGCCGATACCGTTGTAAGCGTTTGCGAAACCAGTGTCATGGTATTGGGACCAGCCCAATTTACCACCGGTATACCAGGTGTTATCTTTAGGGGCGGCTTGCGCTACGGTAGCGAAACCTGCCAGTGCCACTGCTAATGCGATAGCTGTCTTTTTCATTTTGCGCCTCGTTATCATCCAAATAGGCAATTGAGCTTTAAGCTTTTTAAGCCCTTGGTTAAAATCCTTACGCCAAGATTATTGCTTCATTTCAGAACTTGCCACTTTACGTTGGCATTATCGAGCAACCTTGGCGTTGTAAAGTCTACAACGTGGCGCGAAACTTACAAGCTTGATGTGTTAACACCGTGGAAAAAAAGGGAAAAACGGACACATTTCTTAACGGCTTTGGCAATTTGCTGACAAAATCTGGCACTAATCTGCATTCCGGAAGCCCGTTTTTACTGGCTTGCAGGCATTATTCAGCACAAATCACTAAGTTCCGCATTATTTTCATAGGAAGATTCCTATTTTGAACTAATGGTATACGGAAGAGTGAATTTTTACTGTGGAATGATGTCCACAAGCTGAATTCTGTTCATTTGTCGGTCTCATTATGAAGCCGTAAGCACCACCCTGGCGTGCTGCAATTTGCAATCTTTCCCTCTCAGTATCACTCAAATCCGGAAGCCATCCCAACACGACACTGTAGTTACCCGTCTGCAAGGCTTTCTCCATCGCATCTACCGTCGACATCGCCGTAATTTGATTAACTTGCACCATCTTATCCACCGGCAGACCTGACTGAGATAACCAATGACGGCTCAGTTTTTGTTGAGGTGTGAGCCACAACAACCAGCGAGACTGCATACCCAGGTGTTGCAGTAAGGGCAGTAATAACTGCGCAAAAGCAGGTTGGCTCGCACTATAGACGAACTCAGTGATCAGACCATTATTCAAGGATGCAGACGTATTTACCTGTGACGGAGTGACGGGCAAAGCAAGCTGACTAAAATGATGATTTGTATGGTGTTGAGTTCGCATAATGATGTACTCTAGTGAGTTACTGTATGTATGTACAGTACTCTGGCGGTGAGCAAAGATCAACCCAATTTTTCCAAGATATCTCGCAAATTTTGAAGGCAACAGGCTGTAACGGCATTTTATGTTTGTTGGAGTTCATAAGATTGCGTATTTTGCTTTTAGCTGTTTTGGTAACTCAAAATGGAAGCAAGGGATTAACGTGAAAAGGATAACGCAATGATAAACAAATCAAAAAAACGAGTGCTTGAGTGTCTGGATATTTTTGCCCCGTTGGGTAATATTCGTTCCCGCACCCAATTTGGGGGGATGAGCTTGTCCGCTGACCGCGTCATGTTCGCCCTGGTTTCTGATGGTGAACTCTATCTGCGAGCGACCGGAGAAACCGAAACTCATTTTCGCCGCAAAAAGATGGAGAGGCTGACCTATCGCAAGCGAGGCATGGATGTGCAGTTGCGTTATTTCAAAGTGAGTGCCCGGCAATGGAGTGATCACCAGGCACTGTGCGAGCTGGGCAGATTATCGTTGCAAGGGATGTTGCGGGATATAGAGCTGAAAAAAAACAACGAAGCGGTCCGATTGAAAGATTTACCCAATCTCTCGCTGGCGCTAGAAAGGATGCTCTGGCAAGTCGGCATTGAGAACTCGGGGGACTTGCGGTTACAGGGGGCCTGCCATACCTACCTCAAACTGTGTGCCATTAAAAAAAAGAATTTAGGGATTAATTTACTGATGGCACTCGAAGGGGCAATTTTGGGCTTCCATGAAGCCGCTTTGCCGATGGAATCCAGAGAGTCATTAACTCACTGGTTTAACCATCACCAAGAGCAGCTATCAACGGTTGTGCACTAAGTTTGCGTAAGTTATCTGCAACTAGAGCCGATTTTGTGCCGGCAGGATCTTAGTATTAAGACTGGTGAGCTCAGGCAAATGAGCCACCAGTAATCCAATTTGCTGAAGCACGAGCTGCTCTTTACTGTCGATATCCGTTGTACGCATCTGAATACGTGCAGTGAGTTCACCGAGCGCGTGTTGGATGCGTTCTGCTTCAGAAGGCAGATGATGCAAAGCGCCGTCAACGCAGCATGCTGCATCATCCAGCAACCTCAGGGTTTCGGCATCATTGAGTTTTTCGCGATGGGCACCCAGCGCTGAAATGTAGCTCAGCATAGTATGATTGAGGCATAACAGGCGAAACGCCGCTTCGAGTGTCGCCGGTTCGTTATTTCTCTCAGAGCTCATGTTCGACACCACGGACGCCAGTTCGGCATCGCAATTATGCGCATCACGGCGGGCCAGACGGTACTCGAGACTGTTGTCTTTCCCCTGATGGTACTGCACCAGAATAGCATCAAGATAACGGCAATTAGCATCGAACGTTTTTCTGACCACCTTATCAAGTTGCCTGAATTTCCAGTCGGGCCATATAAAGGTCACTGCCGCCCAGGCGATACCACAACCAATCAGCGTATCGATTACTCTCGGGATAGCGACTTCAAATCCTTCGCCTAACAAATTGAAGCATAACAACACCAGAAGGGTGATGAACATTGTGGCCTGCGCGTATTGCACTGTGCGGAACGCAAAGAACAATAACCCGCTGATGACGATCAGAATCATTTGCCCGTCAACGGACGGAACGAAATACAAGATAGGGATCCCGAGAGCAATACCGGCGAGTGTTCCGATTATCCTCAGAGCTAACCTCCGGCGGGTCGCACTGTAGTTTGGTTGACAGACAAAAAGACTGGTGAGCAAGATCCAGTAGCCGTGATTTAAGCCGCTGACCTGAATGAAAACGTAGCCTACAAAGAGCACGACAGACATACGAATTGCATGACGGAACAACACCGATTGCGGCGTAAAATGGCGGGAAATGCGCAGCCAGATATCATCAAGGCCAGTCAGACGGTCTTCCGCAAACGGGCTTTTGCCGGTCTGGTTTTCCGGCAGAGACTGCTCCGACTCGATATTTGCCAGTTGCGCGTCAATTGCATGCAGATTGCGTAAAAGATGGCGTAACGCCTGTAATGTCTCACGGTGTTCGTGATGAGATTCCAGACGTTTGAGGGCTTCTTCCAGCCGGGAAAACGCCCGTTCGAACTGGCTGTTGTGGGTATATTGCTGGCGATAAAGAATGCATTGTGACAGCTGTAAACAGGCCCGCGCCTGCATGCTCATCAGGCGCTGAAAGCGGAACAGAATATCACTGTGATGAAATTGTTCACTGAGTTTGAGGTACTGCACGTGGGACGAGCTGGCGCGCTCATGAATATCCTGCACCACAAAATAATAATGTAATGTCCGGCGGGTCCCTTTCTGGCCACGATCTCCTTTCAGCCGGGTCTGTAGCGTATTTTTTGTTTGGTTCAGTGTGGAGACCAGTTGACCGTTGGCCATGGCCAGCTCGACCAGTTGCTGGTTGTTATCTTCCTGATCGGGATCAAACAACGTTGCTTTAGCTTCAAGATAAGCCGCCAGTTGCGTGAAACAGCGGGAGATCTGATCCTGTAACGGACGGATGGGGAAAATAATATGGCCAGCCAGCGTCAGCAGGTTATACCAGATAGCACCCGCAAGCAGGATCAGCGGTTGCTGATACCAGATGTGATACATGCTGGTGCCAAGCATCGTATATATGGCGATCAGCAACGCGCCGAAGGCAATCGTGGCATAACGCTGCCCCAGGGCCCCCAGCAGGATGAATCCGCAGGTTGAAATCATCAGCCCGGGCGCAAAAAGCCACGGATAGGGGAAGAGTAATTCTATGGATGCTGAAGCAATAAAAAAACAGACCAGGGTAATCAGCAAATTGCGCAGACGGCCAGCGAGACGATCATCAAGATCGGCAAGAGCCGCAGCAACCACACCGAGTGTAAGGGGGATTGTCAGCGTGAACTGACCCAACCACCATGGCAATGCCGCAGC
Protein-coding sequences here:
- the ompA gene encoding porin OmpA, with the translated sequence MKKTAIALAVALAGFATVAQAAPKDNTWYTGGKLGWSQYHDTGFANAYNGIGNGPTHESQLGAGAFLGYQANQYLGFEMGYDWLGRMPYKGSVNNGAFKAQGVQLAAKLSYPLTDDLDLYTRLGGMVWRADAKGNFNNGANGRVSDHDTGVSPLAAVGVEYAVTKNWATRLDYQWVNNIGDAATVGARPDNAMLSVGVSYRFGQDEAAAPVVAPAPAPAPVVETKKFTLKSDVLFNFNKATLKPEGQQALDQLYSQLSSIDPKDGSVIVLGYTDRIGSEQYNQKLSEQRAQSVVDYLVSKGIPANKISAQGQGKSNPVTGSTCDSVKGRAALIDCLAPDRRVEIEVKGYKDTVTQPQA
- the sulA gene encoding SOS-induced cell division inhibitor SulA is translated as MRTQHHTNHHFSQLALPVTPSQVNTSASLNNGLITEFVYSASQPAFAQLLLPLLQHLGMQSRWLLWLTPQQKLSRHWLSQSGLPVDKMVQVNQITAMSTVDAMEKALQTGNYSVVLGWLPDLSDTERERLQIAARQGGAYGFIMRPTNEQNSACGHHSTVKIHSSVYH
- a CDS encoding TfoX/Sxy family DNA transformation protein, which encodes MINKSKKRVLECLDIFAPLGNIRSRTQFGGMSLSADRVMFALVSDGELYLRATGETETHFRRKKMERLTYRKRGMDVQLRYFKVSARQWSDHQALCELGRLSLQGMLRDIELKKNNEAVRLKDLPNLSLALERMLWQVGIENSGDLRLQGACHTYLKLCAIKKKNLGINLLMALEGAILGFHEAALPMESRESLTHWFNHHQEQLSTVVH
- the yccS gene encoding YccS family putative transporter translates to MLSIAPGLRRYAYNSNILYHIRIFIALTGAAALPWWLGQFTLTIPLTLGVVAAALADLDDRLAGRLRNLLITLVCFFIASASIELLFPYPWLFAPGLMISTCGFILLGALGQRYATIAFGALLIAIYTMLGTSMYHIWYQQPLILLAGAIWYNLLTLAGHIIFPIRPLQDQISRCFTQLAAYLEAKATLFDPDQEDNNQQLVELAMANGQLVSTLNQTKNTLQTRLKGDRGQKGTRRTLHYYFVVQDIHERASSSHVQYLKLSEQFHHSDILFRFQRLMSMQARACLQLSQCILYRQQYTHNSQFERAFSRLEEALKRLESHHEHRETLQALRHLLRNLHAIDAQLANIESEQSLPENQTGKSPFAEDRLTGLDDIWLRISRHFTPQSVLFRHAIRMSVVLFVGYVFIQVSGLNHGYWILLTSLFVCQPNYSATRRRLALRIIGTLAGIALGIPILYFVPSVDGQMILIVISGLLFFAFRTVQYAQATMFITLLVLLCFNLLGEGFEVAIPRVIDTLIGCGIAWAAVTFIWPDWKFRQLDKVVRKTFDANCRYLDAILVQYHQGKDNSLEYRLARRDAHNCDAELASVVSNMSSERNNEPATLEAAFRLLCLNHTMLSYISALGAHREKLNDAETLRLLDDAACCVDGALHHLPSEAERIQHALGELTARIQMRTTDIDSKEQLVLQQIGLLVAHLPELTSLNTKILPAQNRL